The proteins below come from a single Metarhizium brunneum chromosome 1, complete sequence genomic window:
- the cwf14 gene encoding Pre-mRNA-splicing factor has product MPAIRHSSKRKPPPEGFSDIEDDLLIFANKMKDAQNKPPPPGPKHQAQWEIFQISHQRSRYVYDLYYEKEAISKQLYDWLLKNGYADAMLIAKWKKQGYEKRPILTARASVESLESKSRRVETFNASTVDAEGAHRVTEMEYAI; this is encoded by the exons ATGCCTGCGATACGACACTCTTCAAAACGAAAGCCGCCGCCAGAAGGCTTTAGCGACATCGAAGATGACCTGCTCATCTTCGCGAACAAAATGAAGGATGCCCAGAATaaacctcctcctcctggaCCAAAACATCAAGCACAGTGGGAGATTTTCCAGATATCACATCAGCGGAGTCGATACGTGTATGATTTGTACTATGAGAAGGAAGCCATCAGCAAACAGCTGTACGACTGGCTGTTGAAGAATGGGTACGCGGATGCTATGTTGATCGcaaaatggaagaagcaGGGTTACGAGAAG AGACCAATTTTAACAGCACGTGCATCTGTAGAGTCCCTCGAGTCGAAATCAAGGAGAGTCGAGACGTTCAATGCGTCAACTGTGGATGCAGAGGGTGCGCATCGAGTGACTGAGATGGAATATGCAATATAA
- the znf511 gene encoding Zinc finger protein translates to MKRSREPEEFLDSNFQDGDAERFEFRDSSIPTAKISQLDIAVQDEDDDTPTMKCSLPPHKEPIPFRSYQEYESHYSMFHTNRCLECRKNFPSEHLLGVHLEEYHDPLIRVRRDKGEHTFSCFVEGCERKCLTHQKRRLHMIDKHMYPKNFFFGVTKEGIDGRRSLLVEGDHHRRRSSTASISQESPRRAGIIEEQEAGSKRDGKNNKPLFSDTVKETPSKGQNVDADMADLTGAMSALQFVPPSIRFGRGGRAGFSKS, encoded by the exons ATGAAGCGCTCACGAGAGCCCGAAGAATTTCTAGACTCCAATTTCCAAGACGGGGATGCAGAGCGGTTTGAATTTCGAGACTCGAGCATACCCACCGCCAAGATATCACAACTTGACATTGCAGtccaagacgaagacgacgacacaCCCACAATGAAATGCTCGCTGCCTCCTCACAAAGAACCAATTCCTTTCAGGTCATACCAGGAATACGAATCACACTATAGTATGTTTCACACAAATCGATGTCTCGAATGCCGCAAGAACTTCCCGTCAGAACACTTGCTTGGAGTACACCTTGAGGAATATCACGACCCTCTTATTAGAGTTCGAAGAGACAAGGGTGAACACACT TTCTCCTGCTTCGTAGAGGGATGTGAACGCAAGTGTCTCACTCATCAAAAACGCAGGCTGCACATGATCGACAAGCACATGTATCCGAAGaacttcttcttcggcgtcACCAAGGAAGGTATTGACGGAAGACGTTCACTCCTGGTCGAGGGTGATCACCATCGACGGAGAtcatcaacagcctcgaTATCACAGGAATCACCGCGCAGGGCAGGCATAATCGAAGAGCAAGAGGCCGGATCAAAGCGTGACGGCAAAAACAACAAACCACTATTCTCAGATACTGTCAAGGAAACGCCATCCAAAGGGCAAAATGTGGATGCAGACATGGCAGATCTCACAGGGGCCATGTCCGCGCTACAGTTTGTCCCTCCCAGCATTCGATTCGGCCGTGGTGGCCGAGCAGGGTTCTCAAAATCATGA
- the hal4 gene encoding Serine/threonine-protein kinase, whose product MPAASGDSSKPSSAQSSKPSSIKSHDGSRHSPGLIAQDFDSASESSHLRPHSERSSVKERFTRMFASKDLPKLNNGNGEHAGRPRGPSLNGASSPASSRKDSSERLSEKPPSNASKVIPGKDLGSRFACNSEVQGGHEHHLKSSRRQEKLSDMWRSLLGKKPEATPDSDLSLVSNWVDSLRQEKEEAGDRKGGPNVSSTLVEKYGKCQEVVGRGAFGIVRISHKKLGGSEKLFAVKEFRRRPEETEKKYSKRLTAEFCISSSLRHPNVIHTLDLLKDAKGDYCEVMEFCSGGDLYTLILSSGKLEVQEADCFFKQMMRGVEYLHEMGVAHRDLKPENLLLTTRGALKITDFGNGECFRMAWETDAHMVSGLCGSAPYISPEEYTDKEFDARAVDVWACGVIYMAMRTGRHLWRVAKKDEDEFYARYLEGRRDEEGYGPIESLHRARCRNVIYSVLDPHPTRRLTAAQVLKSEWVREIKLCKAGEEGL is encoded by the coding sequence ATGCCCGCCGCATCCGGTGATTCGTCAAAGCCTAGTTCCGCGCAGAGCTCAAAACCGTCGTCTATCAAATCCCACGACGGTTCCAGACATTCTCCCGGTCTTATTGCTCAAGATTTCGATTCCGCGAGCGAATCTTCACACCTGAGGCCCCATTCCGAAAGGTCCTCTGTCAAGGAACGCTTCACCCGCATGTTTGCAAGTAAAGACCTTCCCAAACTGAACAACGGCAATGGCGAACATGCTGGGAGGCCTCGTGGCCCGTCCTTGAACGGCGCCTCATCCCCTGCTTCGTCTCGCAAAGATTCTTCTGAGCGTCTCTCTGAGAAGCCGCCGTCAAATGCATCCAAGGTTATCCCCGGCAAGGACCTTGGCAGTCGCTTCGCTTGCAATTCAGAAGTCCAGGGTGGCCACGAACATCACTTGAAGTCAAGCCGACGTCAAGAAAAGCTCTCCGACATGTGGAGATCTCTACTAGGAAAGAAGCCAGAGGCTACTCCTGACAGCGACCTCTCACTGGTATCCAACTGGGTGGACTCGCTGCGccaagaaaaggaagaggcgGGAGACCGCAAAGGAGGACCCAATGTGTCTTCGACCCTTGTCGAGAAGTACGGCAAATGCCAGGAAGTAGTTGGACGAGGAGCCTTTGGTATCGTTCGAATCTCCCACAAGAAGCTTGGAGGCAGCGAAAAGCTctttgccgtcaaggagtTCCGCCGACGACCCGAAGAAACCGAAAAAAAGTACAGCAAGCGCCTGACCGCCGAGTTCTGTATATCTTCGTCTCTGCGCCACCCCAACGTAATTCACACACTGGACCTGCTGAAGGATGCCAAGGGCGACTACTGCGAAGTTATGGAGTTCTGTTCTGGCGGCGATCTCTATACTCTTATTCTATCAAGTGGCAAGCTCGAGGTTCAAGAGGCCGATTGCTTCTTCAAGCAGATGATGAGAGGTGTAGAGTATCTCCACGAAATGGGCGTCGCCCACAGAGACCTCAAGCCAGAGAACCTTCTCCTGACCACAAGGGGTGCCCTCAAAATCACGGATTTCGGCAACGGCGAATGCTTCCGGATGGCTTGGGAAACAGATGCTCACATGGTATCTGGACTATGTGGCTCGGCCCCATACATCTCCCCAGAGGAGTACACGGACAAAGAATTCGATGCTCGCGCCGTCGACGTGTGGGCTTGTGGTGTGATTTACATGGCCATGCGGACCGGCCGTCATCTCTGGCGAGTAgccaagaaggacgaggatgaatTCTACGCTCGATATCTCGAGGGCCGGCGTGACGAAGAGGGCTATGGCCCCATTGAGTCGCTACATCGAGCAAGATGCCGCAACGTTATATACTCAGTTCTGGATCCCCATCCCACCCGCCGCTTAACAGCTGCTCAGGTTCTCAAATCGGAGTGGGTTCGCGAAATCAAACTATGCAAGGCTGGAGAGGAGGGTCTATAA
- the nuo14.8 gene encoding NADH-ubiquinone oxidoreductase 14 subunit, whose amino-acid sequence MAITPTQFAKKTAQSANWSDAKRRVLSSYREWIRAAPEIQTMYNMPLPISAIRTRVRQEFERNRYAAKLPVVDVLLFKSHAEYQEMMNFWKQTTHVMAYFKEENFRGDKRLPSSFMDGFLEGRN is encoded by the exons ATGGCTATCACGCCGACCCAATTCGCCAAAAAGACGGCACAAT CGGCCAACTGGTCGGATGCGAAACGTCGAGTTCTCTCCTCCTACCGCGAATGGATCCGAGCT GCTCCCGAGATCCAAACCATGTATAACATGCCCTTGCCCATCTCCGCGATCCGAACGCGGGTCCGTCAGGAGTTTGAGCGAAACCGATACGCGGCCAAGCTTCCTGTTGTTGATGTGCTCTTGTTCAAGTCCCACGCCGAATATCAG GAGATGATGAACTTCTGGAAGCAGACCACTCACGTCATGGCCTACTTCAAGGAGGAGAACTTTAGAGGAGACAAGAGGCTGCCATCGAGCTTCATGGATGGATTTTTGGAG GGGCGAAATTAG
- the Smg7 gene encoding Protein SMG7 — protein sequence MDSPPPPSPQARQYWHQALKLKKHLMKQLERLKAESASGVDVAHFEAIEGTLERFRFAFVHTIFLDFAFAVKENTEDALWALHTMINSEYRRIQGRLKQSSHAVERRKMEKSYNNFLRVAQKFYKGYIQRLSARYDVPELRRVARGIDVEPMSNGDRISPVPSGLSAMVLTSCHSTLLRLGDLSRYRTQARHKNSGYETALTFYSLAHHLKPQSGYAQHQMGIVHLDQGNHLDIVYSFYRSWAVDAPHPNAKANLEAEFKSLHLPNSSRSRHNASPTAQDPFPMWFVRLHALFYKGETFPQQAELEGEVLHKLEIACHSEKSAATLLKMTLVNLSAHHVASTIYRESMSLAAFYQFTLRFNALFISHFCVAFESELKEAASEDMGSDGSNNVPTKITPILEALLPVLRLYSMWLTACRGEVSAAAQAFGGVIPRLVQNLAKVLTLLCIFTYSQALSNCPYLLAEDLEIRGFRPLSEETIPQQCRCFCTEDGSPKTYLQDHSSRLEPSQENLARILDILRCAYFLAEDSNFPMSYKVVDNSLVFEYCVKPTSDSPEAAAKTSTSSPNTASKNPLGNEDADDSSLPSRVILAEEPRQLRENLNTDANSQQPQSTQQERVQDEANLEDRDDALFEMLSPFLKPPTPQPQRQRHSTDESSYGMHTMTANNVLGSFQTERSPPGSVLSGKFAPLPWAWFNTPEPEKPADSMTPNGSTGFGESASPYNSPRRPTSSGNHLDDPFATPGRNLHGVLVNSHTAQQQNRRSFTGPVVGPVVSGPETAHRSNLLQAFSGTSVPRSSPFIRWGDNQQSTLQNSGPAVSPWGSRALDSLPQSTGLSAFSHPSSLYQGTPANVVGHGMSPISGRPEPQFSSPARAETAARYLQMDQTALNYNEAIMQTAYHGNK from the exons ATGGactctcctcctccgccttcTCCTCAGGCTCGCCAATACTGGCA CCAAGCCCTGAAATTGAAGAAGCATTTGATGAAGCAGCTGGAGAGACTCAAAGCTGAAAGTGCCTCTGGAGTGGACGTTGCTCATTTCGAGGCTATTGAGGGCACTTTGGAGAG GTTTCGCTTTGCATTCGTCCACACCATCTTTTTGGACTTCGCatttgccgtcaaggagaATACGGAGGATGCTCTGTGGGCTTTGCATACCATGATCAACTCCGAATACCGACGCATCCAGGGCCGACTCAAGCAGTCTTCGCATGCCGTTGAGAGACgcaagatggaaaagtcATACAATAACTTTCTTCGTGTGGCACAGAAATTCTACAAGGGATACATCCAACGTCTGTCGGCCCGGTACGATGTCCCGGAACTCAGGAGAGTTGCCCGAGGCATTGATGTTGAGCCGATGAGTAACGGAGATAGAATTAGCCCTGTGCCATCAGGGTTGAGTGCCATGGTTTTGACATCGTGCCACTCAACTCTTTTGCGTCTAGGTGATTTGTCTCGGTATAGGACTCAAGCCAGACATAAGAATTCGGGCTATGAGACTGCTTTGACTTTTTATAGCCTTGCGCATCATTTGAAACCCCAGTCCGGATATGCACAGCACCAAATGGGCATTGTTCATTTGGACCAGGGCAATCACCTGGACATTGTCTATAGTTTTTACCGCTCCTGGGCAGTCGATGCGCCTCATCCGAACGCAAAGGCCAATCTTGAAGCCGAGTTCAAGTCTCTTCACCTGCCGAATTCATCGAGATCCCGACATAACGCCTCACCAACAGCACAAGATCCGTTTCCCATGTGGTTCGTCAGGCTCCACGCGCTCTTTTACAAGGGTGAGACCTTCCCGCAACAAGCAGAGCTTGAAGGCGAGGTTCTACACAAATTAGAGATAGCATGTCATAGTGAGAAATCTGCGGCTACGCTACTCAAGATGACATTGGTCAATCTTTCTGCTCATCACGTCGCGTCGACTATATACAGAG AATCAATGTCTCTCGCTGCTTTCTACCAGTTTACTTTACGATTTAATGCTTTGTTTATTTCACACTTCTGTGTAGCCTTCGAATCAGAACTGAAAGAAGCTGCATCCGAAGATATGGGGAGTGATGGATCCAATAATGTGCCTACCAAGATTACGCCCATTCTGGAAGCGCTTCTTCCTGTCCTGCGCTTGTACAGTATGTGGCTTACTGCCTGTCGGGGTGAAGTCAgtgctgctgctcaagcATTTGGCGGAGTCATACCACGGCTGGTTCAGAATCTTGCCAAGGTGTTAACTTTGCTCTGCATTTTCACATACAGCCAGGCGTTGAGCAACTGCCCATATCTCCTTGCGGAGGATTTGGAAATACGTGGCTTTCGCCCCCTGTCTGAGGAGACCATCCCCCAACAATGCCGTTGCTTTTGCACCGAAGATGGCTCCCCAAAGACCTATCTGCAGGACCACAGCTCTCGCCTGGAGCCATCCCAAGAAAACTTGGCCAGAATTTTGGACATTCTTCGCTGTGCGTacttcctcgccgaggacTCGAACTTCCCAATGTCTTACAAGGTTGTCGACAACTCCCTCGTTTTTGAATACTGCGTCAAACCTACGTCTGATTCGCCTGAGGCTGCAGCCAAGACTTCGACCTCGTCACCAAACACGGCATCCAAGAACCCTCTTGGCAATGAAGATGCGGATGATAGTAGCCTGCCAAGCCGTGTTATATTGGCTGAAGAGCCTCGACAATTGCGCGAGAACTTAAATACTGACGCGAATAGCCAGCAGCCACAGTCGACCCAGCAGGAAAGGGTTCAAGACGAAGCAAATTTAGAGGACCGAGACGATGCATTGTTTGAAATGCTGTCTCCCTTCTTGAAGCCACCCACACCACAACCTCAACGGCAGCGTCATTCGACGGATGAATCTTCTTATGGAATGCACACGATGACAGCGAACAATGTCCTTGGCTCGTTTCAAACAGAGCGCAGTCCGCCCGGCTCCGTCCTTTCAGGAAAGTTTGCTCCGTTGCCGTGGGCTTGGTTCAATACACCTGAGCCTGAAAAGCCTGCCGACAGTATGACGCCGAATGGATCAACTGGCTTTGGCGAGAGCGCGAGCCCGTACAATTCTCCAAGACGCCCTACGAGCAGTGGAAATCATTTAGATGACCCCTTTGCGACTCCCGGACGAAATCTCCATGGTGTCCTTGTCAATAGTCATACTGCCCAGCAACAGAACAGACGGAGCTTTACTGGGCCTGTCGTAGGGCCTGTCGTTTCGGGCCCGGAAACTGCCCATAGGAGCAACTTGCTCCAGGCATTCTCTGGAACTAGCGTGCCGCGAAGCTCGCCTTTTATCAGATGGGGTGACAATCAGCAGTCTACGTTGCAGAACAGCGGTCCTGCCGTCTCGCCTTGGGGGTCTCGAGCCTTGGATAGCCTCCCCCAATCGACGGGGCTTTCTGCTTTCTCTCACCCAAGCAGCCTGTATCAGGGCACACCGGCAAACGTAGTTGGTCATGGGATGAGCCCTATTTCTGGACGACCAGAGCCTCAGTTCTCGAGTCCTGCTCGCGCCGAAACCGCAGCGAGATACTTGCAAATGGACCAGACTGCGTTGAACTATAACGAGGCTATTATGCAGACAGCCTATCATGGTAACAAGTGA
- the RPC19 gene encoding DNA-directed RNA polymerases I and III subunit, with protein MPGRTTRKTQDLSQDADMDDVPPSAQSATVEDAEMGDGVEGEEEEEEEEEEEEEETEPQRVKILPGSTDTAASFEFTDEGHTLGNALRYIIMKNPDVEFCAYAIPHPSEPKMNIRIQTYSGTAVDALKKGLADLQDVCDVVSDEFWTKRQAFNAENGIEH; from the exons ATGCCTGGCCGTACAACAAGGAAGACACAAGACTTGTCGCAAGACgcagacatggacgatgTCCCGCCCTCCGCACAATCAGCCACCGTCGAGGATGCCGAAATGGGAGACGGCGtagagggagaggaggaggaggaggaggaggaggaggaggaggaggaggagactGAGCCGCAACGGGTCAAGATT CTGCCCGGCTCTACAGACACGGCTGCCTCGTTTGAGTTTACGGACGAGGGACATACCCTCGGTAACGCGCTGCGGTACATCATCATGAAAAA CCCCGATGTTGAGTTTTGCGCTTATGCCATTCCTCACCCGTCTGAGCCGAAGATGAACATTCGAATTCAGACCTACT CGGGCACGGCGGTGGATGCTTTGAAGAAAGGATTGGCGGACCTGCAGGATGTGTGTGATGTGGTTTCCGACGAATTCTGGACCAAGAGACAAGCATTCAATGCGGAGAATGGCATTGAGCATTGA
- the RPL2 gene encoding 60S ribosomal protein uL2, with the protein MGRVIRNQRKGRGSIFTANTRLNKAPAKFRTLDYAERHGYVRGVVKDIIHDPGRGAPLAKVSFRHPYKYKQVSETFIANEGMYTGQFIYAGKKAALTVGNVLPLGEMPEGTVVSNVEEKIGDRGSLGRTSGAYVTIIGHNPDEGKTRIKLPSGAKKVVHSTTRGMIGIVAGGGRTDKPLLKASRAKHKFAVKRNSWPKTRGVAMNPVDHPHGGGNHQHIGKASTISRYAAQGQKAGLIAARRTGLLRGTQKTKE; encoded by the exons ATGGGTAGAGTTATTCGCAACCAGCGCAAGGGTCGCGGATCCATTTTCA CGGCCAACACGCGCTTGAACAAGGCCCCGGCCAAGTTCCGTACCCTCGATTATGCCGAGCGTCATGGCTACGTCCGTGGTGTAGTCAAGGACATCATTCACGATCCTG GTCGTGGTGCTCCGCTTGCCAAGGTGTCGTTCCGTCACCCTTACAAGTACAAGCAGGTTTCCGAGACTTTCATTGCCAACGAAGGCATGTATACCGGCCAATTCATCTACGCAGGAAAGAAGGCTGCTTTGACCGTCGGCAACGTCCTCCCTCTCGGTGAGATGCCTGAGGGTACTGTCGTGTCGAACGTCGAAGAGAAGATTGGAGACCGTGGCTCTCTGGGCCGTACATCTGGTGCCTATGTCACCATCATTGGCCACAACCCTGACGAGGGCAAGACCCGTATCAAGCTACCCTCTGGTGCTAAGAAGGTCGTTCATTCTACCACTCGTGGTATGATCGGCATTGTTGCCGGCGGTGGCCGTACCGACAAGCCTCTCCTCAAGGCTTCTCGCGCTAAGCACAAGTTCGCCGTCAAGCGCAACAGCTGGCCCAAGACTCGTGGTGTTGCCATGAATCCTGTGGACCATCCTCACGGTGGT GGTAACCACCAGCACATTGGTAAGGCGTCTACCATTTCCCGATACGCCGCTCAGGGTCAGAAGGCCGGTCTTATCGCTGCCAGAAGGACAGGTCTGTTGCGTGGTACTCAGAAGACGAAGGAGTAA
- the ado1 gene encoding Adenosine kinase produces the protein MASAKEYGLLCLENPLLDIQAVGDQALLDKYGLKANDAILAEEKHLPLYEDLLNNYDAKLIAGGAAQNSARGAQYILPPNSVVYLGGAGDDKYSAIMHDAVTAAGLRVEYRVDPEKKTGRCGVVITGHNRSLCTDLGAANHYDLDHLKKPEIWSLVQNAEVYYIGGYHFTVCPPAIMELAKQAAEKNKIFVLSLSAPFIPQFFKDPVDASAPYWDYVIGNETEAAAYAESHNLPSKEPKDVVKHLANLPKENGKRKRVAIITQGTEPTLVAVQGEDQIKEFPVHAIGKEQINDTNGAGDAFAGGLLAGIMQGKDLATSIDMGQWLARLSIQELGPS, from the exons ATGGCTTCTGCAAAGGAATACGGCCTTCTCTGCCTCGAGAACCCTCTTCTCG ATATTCAAGCCGTTGGTGACCAGGCCCTTCTCGACAAGTATGGTCTCAAGGCCAATGACGCTatcctcgccgaggagaaGCACCTCCCTCTGTACGAAGACCTGCTCAACAACTACGACGCCAAGTTGattgctggtggtgctgccCAGAACTCCGCCCGTGGTGCCCAGTACATCCTGCCCCCCAACAGCGTCGTCTACctcggtggtgctggtgatgACAAGTACTCTGCCATCATGCACGACGCCGTCACGGCCGCTGGCCTCCGCGTCGAGTACCGTGTCGACCCTGAGAAGAAGACCGGCCGCTGCGGCGTTGTCATTACCGGCCACAACCGAAGTCTGTGTACTGATCTCGGTGCTGCGAACCACTACGACCTCGACCACTTGAAGAAGCCTGAGATCTGGAGCCTCGTTCAGAATGCCGAGGTGTACTACATTGGTGGCTACCACTTCACGG TCTGCCCTCCAGCCATCATGGAGCTCGCCAAACAGGCCGCCGAAAAGAACAAGATCTTTGTTCTGTCGCTCTCTGCCCCCTTCATCCCCCAGTTCTTCAAGGATCCCGTCGATGCCTCCGCCCCTTACTGGGACTATGTCATCGGTAATGAGACCGAGGCCGCTGCTTATGCCGAGTCGCACAACCTGCCCTCCAAGGAGCCCAAGGATGTTGTCAAGCACCTGGCCAACCTGCCCAAGGAGAACGGGAAGAGAAAGCGAGTTGCTATTATCACTCAGGGCACCGAGCCTACCCTCGTTGCTGTCCAGGGTGAGGATCAGATCAAGGAATTCCCAGTCCATGCCATCGGCAAGGAGCAGATCAACGATACCAATGGTGCTGGTGATGCCTTTGCCGGTGGACTTTTGGCCGGTATCATGCAGGGCAAGGACCTCGCTACTTCCATTGACATGGGCCAGTGGCTTGCCAGGCTGAGTATTCAGGAGTTGGGACCTTCGTAA